Proteins encoded together in one Pseudomonas arsenicoxydans window:
- a CDS encoding type I restriction endonuclease, whose amino-acid sequence MEFFEKLTSLAAKVRLQSAAIKTEEATKNAFVMPFISTVLGYDVFDPTEVTPEFVCDIGTKKGEKIDYAIMKGGEVQILIECKKIGEPLHINHASQLFRYFHVTSARISILTNGQVYKFFTDLDAPNKMDEKPFLELDLLDIDEYSVPELVKLTKSAFDVDSIISAAGELKYVSQIKKVIASQVSKPDDDFVKVFASRVYEGVITQKVREQFHELTRKAVVQFLNDQINDRLKSAMSGAIQPALASLPVSSGGTEQPDLRDESEDKVLTTLEELEGYHIVRAVVRSVVDAKRIVQRDTQSYFGILLDDNNRKPICRLHFNRSQKYIGIFDEEKNETRHAINSIDDIYEYSDHLKKTVGYYD is encoded by the coding sequence ATGGAATTCTTCGAAAAGCTAACAAGCCTAGCCGCCAAAGTTCGTTTGCAAAGCGCTGCAATCAAAACGGAAGAGGCGACCAAAAATGCATTCGTCATGCCTTTTATCAGTACCGTGCTGGGCTACGATGTCTTCGATCCAACTGAGGTGACTCCAGAATTCGTCTGCGATATCGGAACGAAAAAGGGAGAAAAAATCGATTACGCAATCATGAAGGGAGGAGAGGTTCAGATCCTCATAGAGTGCAAAAAAATAGGCGAACCGTTGCATATCAATCACGCCTCCCAATTGTTTCGTTACTTCCATGTCACCAGCGCCCGGATCTCCATCCTTACCAACGGTCAGGTCTACAAATTTTTTACCGACCTGGATGCACCCAACAAGATGGATGAGAAGCCGTTTCTTGAACTCGACCTTTTAGATATTGACGAGTACTCCGTTCCTGAATTGGTCAAGCTCACCAAATCAGCCTTCGATGTGGATTCGATCATCAGTGCCGCAGGTGAATTGAAGTACGTCAGCCAAATCAAAAAGGTCATTGCTTCGCAGGTCAGCAAGCCTGATGACGACTTTGTAAAAGTGTTTGCTTCGCGCGTTTATGAGGGGGTAATCACGCAGAAAGTTCGTGAGCAGTTCCATGAGCTAACGAGAAAAGCTGTGGTGCAGTTTCTAAACGACCAGATCAACGACAGGCTTAAATCGGCCATGAGCGGGGCTATTCAACCTGCGTTGGCCTCTTTGCCAGTTTCTTCCGGTGGTACTGAGCAACCGGATCTGCGTGACGAGTCAGAGGACAAGGTCCTGACGACATTGGAAGAGCTGGAGGGCTATCACATCGTCCGCGCTGTGGTTCGGTCTGTTGTCGATGCTAAACGTATTGTTCAGCGGGATACACAAAGTTATTTCGGCATTCTGCTCGACGATAACAACCGCAAACCGATCTGTCGTCTGCACTTCAATCGGTCACAGAAGTACATCGGTATCTTTGATGAAGAGAAGAACGAAACCCGGCACGCCATAAACTCTATCGATGATATCTACGAATACTCGGATCACTTGAAGAAA